From the genome of Penaeus chinensis breed Huanghai No. 1 chromosome 8, ASM1920278v2, whole genome shotgun sequence, one region includes:
- the LOC125027805 gene encoding uncharacterized protein LOC125027805, with translation MAFTFHDYCDSTAAPSYGDNSTLSYCLEDTEYEIKAPTTADHLFAKKYADVADQSADDLVDMLTRDQKEALDYSYYTGASTCAQNVDGKWRVIVNDVHYYSQTARLQTCLFPEAACRALAPCCQSHCT, from the exons ATGGCTTTTACATTT CATGATTACTGCGACTCAACTGCTGCCCCATCATACGGTGACAACTCTACTCTCTCCTACTGCTTGGAAGACACTGAGTATGAGATCAAGGCTCCCACCACTGCCGATCACCTCTTCGCCAAGAAGTACGCTGACGTCGCCGACCAGTCTGCTGATGACTTGGTAGACATGCTTACCAGGGACCAGAAGGAGGCCTTAGACTACTCTTACTACACTGGGGCCTCCACTT GTGCCCAGAATGTGGACGGCAAGTGGCGCGTCATTGTGAACGACGTGCATTATTATAGCCAAACTGCCCGCCTTCAGACTTGTCTGTTCCCAGAGGCTGCTTGCCGCGCCCTTGCTCCTTGCTGCCAGAGCCACTGCACCTAG
- the LOC125027806 gene encoding neurotrophin 1-like, with the protein MQLGELGAGRRDTGTYIKDAHYHGRYSSKVPRAKSASMALRYLVSVYLAVAVVADQTSHVSISLGGAPVVSHHSSSHHARTSYNRQPTYHTQSAYHPQPSYHPAPAYHPQPSYEHEHEPAVPECAANTTKAWCLQDDHYPTYEIKHAAEYHYKKLLSLYADVADLNTEQSVDRPNTLDEETYLCPSETAYVRPLRAQNTEGKWRVVVNNIDAHYQTLTQTTRIEECLTSADACPLVPECYQSKCLQKSIYHRFLVYDAYDQYFPFAIETFKLPASCACLLGAYTIDH; encoded by the exons ATGCAGTTGGGGGAgttgggggcggggaggagggataCTGGTACCTATATAAAGGACGCCCACTATCACGGTCGCTACAGTTCGAAAGTACCGAGAGCTAAGAGTGCAAGCATGGCTTTACGATACTTG GTTTCGGTTTATTTAGCGGTCGCAGTTGTGGCCGATCAGACCTCACATGTCAGCATCAGTCTCGGCGGTGCTCCTGTTGTCAGCCATCACAGCTCCTCTCACCACGCACGCACTTCATACAACCGTCAACCTACATACCACACACAGTCCGCTTACCATCCACAACCTTCCTACCACCCTGCTCCCGCTTATCACCCACAGCCTTCatatgagcatgagcatgagcctGCTGTGCCAGAATGTGCTGCCAACACAACCAAAGCATGGTGTCTCCAAGATGACCATTATCCCACTTACGAGATCAAACATGCAGCCGAGTATCACTACAAGaagcttctctccctctatgctgACGTAGCCGACCTCAACACCGAACAGTCTGTGGACCGACCAAACACCCTGGATGAAGAAACTTACTTGTGCCCATCAGAGACCGCTTACGTTAGGCCCCTTCGTGCACAGAACACCGAGGGAAAATGGCGTGTCGTTGTAAACAATATCGATGCCCATTATCAGACTCTCACTCAGACTACACGCATCGAAGAGTGTCTCACTTCCGCCGATGCATGTCCTCTGGTGCCGGAGTGCTACCAGTCCAAGTGTCTGCAGAAGTCCATCTACCACCGTTTCCTTGTCTACGACGCCTATGATCAGTACTTCCCCTTCGCTATAGAGACATTCAAGCTTCCCGCTAGCTGTGCTTGTCTGTTGGGTGCCTACACCATCGATCATTAG